In a genomic window of Arachnia rubra:
- the holA gene encoding DNA polymerase III subunit delta, translating to MADVGASWHAGRVNSFGHTLLVTGSESLLTARAIDGRRRAALEEEPEAEVNRISGAELADSMLSEVTGGSLFSSHIIAIIDDIGATPPDVVDALVALAKDPGDELCLILSHEGGNKGRGLADKLRKAKIETVSVAAPKPWELPRFCVEEARSRKVKLSQEAAGVLVAAVGNDLRALTSAIAQLADDADGAPVDEALVQKYFAGRAEVTSFAVSDAVLAGNTSLALERLRWALGTGVAPVLITSAMAGAFRGMGKYLEARGSGADLARRIGVPPFKLKEYQRTSRNWQPAGVAAAIGIIAQADADVKGAATNPDYALERMVLGILRQKRA from the coding sequence GTGGCTGATGTCGGAGCCAGCTGGCATGCTGGGCGGGTGAACAGTTTCGGACACACCCTGCTAGTCACCGGTTCTGAGTCGCTGCTTACCGCCCGGGCCATCGACGGCAGGCGCCGGGCCGCGCTGGAGGAGGAACCTGAGGCCGAGGTCAACCGGATCTCGGGTGCCGAGCTGGCCGATTCCATGCTCTCGGAGGTGACGGGAGGCTCCTTGTTCTCCAGCCATATCATCGCCATCATCGACGACATTGGCGCCACCCCGCCGGATGTGGTCGATGCGCTCGTGGCCTTGGCGAAAGACCCAGGGGATGAGTTGTGCCTGATCCTTTCCCACGAAGGTGGCAACAAGGGCCGCGGGCTGGCAGACAAACTGAGGAAAGCCAAGATCGAGACGGTCAGCGTCGCTGCCCCCAAGCCGTGGGAGCTCCCGAGGTTCTGCGTGGAGGAGGCGCGTTCCCGCAAGGTGAAGCTCTCGCAGGAAGCGGCGGGTGTGCTTGTGGCGGCGGTTGGAAATGATCTCAGGGCACTCACCTCAGCCATAGCCCAGCTGGCTGATGATGCTGATGGCGCGCCGGTCGACGAGGCACTGGTGCAGAAATACTTCGCGGGCCGCGCCGAGGTGACCTCGTTTGCGGTGTCCGATGCAGTCCTGGCAGGCAACACCTCGCTGGCTTTGGAACGTCTCCGCTGGGCTCTTGGTACAGGGGTCGCACCGGTGTTGATCACCTCGGCCATGGCCGGGGCATTCCGTGGAATGGGCAAATACCTGGAAGCGCGGGGAAGTGGTGCTGATCTTGCCCGGCGTATCGGTGTACCGCCGTTCAAGCTGAAGGAGTACCAGCGCACCTCCCGGAACTGGCAGCCGGCGGGTGTCGCGGCGGCAATCGGGATCATTGCCCAGGCTGACGCCGATGTCAAAGGCGCCGCCACCAACCCGGACTATGCCCTGGAACGCATGGTGCTTGGAATCCTGCGACAGAAACGGGCCTAG
- a CDS encoding DUF1846 domain-containing protein, translating into MHKVGFDREKYLTLQGEHIEARRRQFGGKLYLEFGGKLVDDMHASRVLPGFTPDNKIVMLAGLADEVEIVVVVNAQDFSRHKVRADLGISYEDDVLRHIDAFRSYGLYVGSVVISHWSNDNRQAAAFRRKLDRLGIKVYRHYVIPGYPHDVARIVSPDGYGRNDYIETERDLVVVTAPGPGSGKMATCLSQLYHDHQRGIRSGYAKFETFPIWNLPLDHPVNIAYEAATADLDDVNMIDHFHLAAHGEQTVNYNRDIEVFPVLKRLFEQLLDESPYQSPTDMGVNMAGMCISDDQVCQEASRQEVIRRYFKALAAEHRDQTEPVQSDRIALLMSKLQISREDRPVVGPALEKQRTTKAPAAAIELPDGQIIVGKTSPLLGACSAMLLDALKALAGIDPDVKLLAAETIEPIQTLKTKHLGSQNPRLHTDEVLIALSVSATHSDFARRALAELHNIRGCDVHSTVILGPVDEAILRSLGAYVTCEPVFQTKKLYRKH; encoded by the coding sequence ATGCACAAAGTTGGATTCGACAGGGAAAAGTATCTGACGCTTCAGGGCGAGCACATCGAGGCCCGGCGACGCCAGTTCGGGGGCAAGCTTTACCTGGAGTTTGGCGGGAAACTCGTCGACGACATGCATGCCTCCCGCGTCCTGCCTGGTTTCACCCCCGACAACAAGATCGTGATGCTGGCTGGGCTCGCCGACGAGGTGGAGATCGTGGTGGTAGTCAACGCCCAGGATTTCTCCCGCCACAAGGTGCGAGCGGATCTGGGTATCTCCTACGAGGACGACGTGTTGCGTCACATCGATGCATTCCGCTCCTACGGTCTCTATGTCGGAAGTGTCGTCATCTCCCACTGGTCCAATGACAATCGCCAGGCCGCGGCCTTCAGGCGGAAACTGGATCGGCTCGGCATCAAGGTCTACCGCCACTATGTGATTCCCGGCTACCCACATGACGTGGCACGTATCGTCTCCCCCGACGGGTATGGGCGCAACGACTACATCGAGACTGAACGCGACCTGGTGGTCGTGACCGCACCCGGCCCGGGATCAGGCAAGATGGCCACCTGCCTGTCACAGCTCTACCACGACCATCAGCGCGGCATTCGCTCCGGCTATGCGAAGTTCGAGACCTTCCCGATTTGGAACCTACCCCTCGACCATCCCGTGAACATCGCCTATGAGGCGGCAACCGCTGACCTGGACGACGTGAACATGATCGACCATTTCCATCTGGCTGCCCATGGCGAGCAGACGGTCAACTACAACCGCGACATCGAAGTCTTCCCAGTGCTAAAGCGGCTGTTCGAGCAGCTGCTCGACGAGTCCCCATATCAGTCACCCACCGACATGGGCGTCAACATGGCCGGGATGTGCATCAGCGACGATCAGGTGTGCCAAGAGGCGTCCCGGCAGGAGGTGATCCGCCGCTATTTCAAAGCCCTCGCGGCAGAGCACCGGGACCAGACGGAACCGGTCCAGTCGGACCGCATCGCATTGCTGATGAGTAAACTGCAGATCTCCCGCGAGGATAGGCCCGTGGTGGGTCCAGCATTGGAGAAGCAGCGGACAACAAAGGCACCCGCCGCTGCCATCGAGCTTCCAGACGGCCAGATCATCGTCGGCAAGACCTCACCGTTGCTGGGTGCCTGCTCGGCCATGCTGCTCGACGCCCTCAAAGCACTCGCCGGGATCGACCCGGACGTCAAGCTGCTGGCGGCTGAGACCATCGAGCCGATCCAGACGTTGAAGACGAAGCACCTGGGCAGCCAGAATCCGCGTCTCCACACAGACGAGGTCCTGATCGCCCTGTCGGTGAGTGCCACACATAGCGACTTCGCGCGCCGCGCCCTGGCGGAGCTCCACAACATCCGCGGCTGTGATGTCCACTCCACGGTGATTCTCGGCCCAGTCGATGAGGCCATTCTGCGAAGCCTGGGGGCGTATGTAACCTGCGAGCCGGTGTTCCAGACCAAAAAACTGTACCGGAAGCATTGA
- the rpsT gene encoding 30S ribosomal protein S20 has product MANIKSQKKRIKTNEKARQRNKAVKSQLRTYVRNFRTAVAEGDKAKAIELSRVANRALDKAVSKGVIHANQAANRKSAISLTVNALD; this is encoded by the coding sequence GTGGCAAACATCAAGTCCCAGAAGAAGCGCATCAAGACCAACGAGAAAGCGCGCCAGCGCAACAAGGCTGTCAAGTCTCAGCTGCGCACCTATGTTCGCAACTTCCGCACTGCCGTCGCCGAGGGTGACAAGGCCAAGGCCATCGAGCTTTCCAGGGTCGCCAATCGCGCCCTAGACAAGGCTGTCAGCAAAGGTGTGATCCATGCCAACCAGGCGGCCAACCGCAAGTCGGCCATCAGTCTGACCGTCAACGCCCTCGACTGA
- the lepA gene encoding translation elongation factor 4 — MPAPGRTDPAIIRNFCIIAHIDHGKSTLADRMLQLTKVVDERAMRAQYLDRMDIERERGITIKSQAVRMPWTVDGTEHILNMIDTPGHVDFTYEVSRSLAACEGAILLVDAAQGIEAQTLANLYLALEANLHIIPVLNKIDLPSANPEKYAAELAGIIGCDEPEVLRVSAKTGNGVAGLLDQIVAQIPAPVGDPEGPARALIFDSVYDTYRGVVTYVRVVDGELSHRERILMMSTKAEHDLLEVGVISPEPKKTDSLGVGEVGYLITGVKDVRQSRVGDTITGASRSAAEDLGGYRHPNPMVYAGLYPIDGDDFNELREALEKLQLNDAALTFEPETSGALGFGFRVGFLGLLHMEIVRERLEREFGLDLISTAPNVVYRVVMEDGTEHTVTNPSEYPEGKISDVYEPVVRGTILTPAEYIGAVLELCQMRRGVQQGLDYLSEDRVEIRYTLPLAEIVFDFFDALKSRTKGYASLDYEPDGEQVSDLVKVDILLHGDPVDAFSAIVHKDKAYSYGLKMAGKLKELIPRQQFEVPIQAAIGSRVIARETIRAMRKDVLAKCYGGDISRKRKLLEKQKEGKKRMKMVGRVEVPQEAFVAALSTSETTKK, encoded by the coding sequence ATGCCAGCACCCGGCAGGACCGATCCGGCGATCATCCGCAATTTCTGCATCATCGCTCACATCGACCACGGCAAATCCACTCTCGCCGACAGAATGCTGCAGCTCACCAAAGTGGTCGATGAACGCGCCATGCGAGCCCAGTACCTGGACCGCATGGACATCGAGCGTGAGCGCGGCATCACCATCAAGTCACAGGCGGTGCGGATGCCATGGACAGTCGACGGGACCGAGCACATTCTCAACATGATCGATACCCCGGGGCACGTGGACTTCACCTACGAGGTCTCGCGCTCCCTGGCGGCCTGCGAGGGCGCGATCCTGCTGGTGGATGCGGCCCAGGGCATCGAGGCCCAGACGCTCGCCAATCTGTACCTGGCCCTGGAGGCCAACCTCCACATCATCCCGGTCCTGAACAAGATCGACCTGCCCAGTGCCAATCCGGAGAAATACGCCGCTGAACTGGCCGGGATCATCGGCTGCGATGAGCCGGAGGTGCTCAGGGTCTCTGCCAAGACCGGGAACGGCGTCGCCGGCCTACTGGACCAGATCGTCGCCCAGATACCGGCTCCCGTCGGTGACCCCGAAGGCCCCGCGCGGGCCCTGATCTTCGATTCCGTATACGACACCTACCGCGGTGTGGTCACCTACGTCCGCGTGGTCGACGGGGAACTCAGCCATCGTGAACGCATCCTCATGATGTCCACCAAGGCCGAGCATGACCTCCTCGAGGTGGGGGTGATCTCCCCGGAGCCGAAGAAAACCGATTCGCTGGGCGTCGGCGAGGTGGGATACCTGATCACCGGTGTCAAGGACGTACGTCAGTCGCGGGTGGGTGACACCATCACCGGGGCCAGCCGTTCTGCTGCCGAGGACCTTGGCGGCTACCGGCACCCCAACCCGATGGTCTATGCCGGTTTGTACCCGATCGACGGTGACGACTTCAACGAGCTACGTGAGGCCTTGGAGAAACTCCAGCTCAACGACGCGGCTCTCACTTTCGAACCAGAGACCTCGGGGGCGCTGGGTTTCGGGTTCCGTGTCGGTTTCCTCGGTTTGTTGCACATGGAGATCGTCCGTGAACGCCTAGAACGCGAGTTCGGCCTGGACTTGATCTCCACCGCGCCCAACGTTGTCTACCGCGTCGTCATGGAGGACGGCACCGAGCACACCGTGACCAATCCATCGGAATATCCCGAGGGCAAGATCTCCGATGTCTATGAACCTGTGGTGCGTGGCACGATCCTGACCCCGGCTGAGTACATCGGGGCCGTCCTCGAGCTATGCCAGATGCGGCGTGGCGTTCAGCAGGGCCTCGACTACCTGAGCGAGGACCGGGTTGAGATTCGCTACACCCTGCCGCTGGCTGAGATCGTCTTCGATTTCTTCGATGCCCTGAAGTCACGCACCAAGGGTTACGCGTCTCTTGACTACGAACCCGATGGTGAACAGGTGTCTGACCTGGTGAAGGTGGACATCCTCCTCCACGGCGACCCCGTCGACGCCTTCTCAGCGATCGTCCACAAGGACAAGGCCTACTCCTATGGCCTGAAAATGGCGGGCAAACTCAAGGAACTCATTCCGCGCCAACAGTTCGAGGTGCCGATCCAGGCGGCCATCGGGTCGCGGGTCATAGCCCGGGAAACCATCCGGGCCATGCGCAAGGACGTGCTGGCGAAGTGCTACGGCGGCGACATCTCCCGCAAACGCAAGCTTCTGGAGAAACAGAAGGAGGGCAAGAAGCGGATGAAGATGGTGGGTCGCGTCGAGGTGCCGCAGGAAGCCTTCGTGGCCGCCCTGTCCACATCGGAGACCACCAAGAAGTAG
- a CDS encoding carbohydrate ABC transporter permease, which yields MRSSRLVTALRYGLATALALLFLLPFYVIIRNAFSTNQNITAPRWNWLPDQLNLANLESMLSSDSTGVLKGLLNSAIMTILQTVGTVVISLMAGYGLARFTHRLSRMVLGLTVFTLMVPAATTFIPMFIITAQFGWIDSFRGLVIPGMFSAFATYLFRQAFLDFPSELEDAALMDGCNPFTAFWRIVVPNSTGTVAAVGTIVLIGSWNAFLWPSLVGREATRTVQVALSQYMTSQNVRYPELFMGSLIAILPMLVVFLFLQRFLVQGLTTSGLR from the coding sequence ATGAGATCCTCCCGGCTCGTCACGGCGCTGCGTTACGGATTGGCCACGGCGCTGGCCCTGCTCTTCCTGCTGCCGTTCTACGTGATCATCCGGAACGCCTTTTCCACGAACCAGAACATCACCGCTCCCCGCTGGAACTGGCTGCCCGACCAGCTCAACCTGGCCAATCTGGAATCGATGCTGTCCTCCGACTCGACGGGTGTGTTGAAAGGGTTGTTGAATTCGGCGATCATGACCATCCTGCAGACGGTGGGCACCGTAGTGATCTCCCTGATGGCTGGATATGGGCTGGCGCGTTTCACCCACCGGCTGTCGAGAATGGTGCTGGGGCTGACGGTGTTCACCCTAATGGTGCCCGCGGCCACCACATTCATCCCGATGTTCATCATCACTGCACAGTTCGGTTGGATCGACTCGTTCCGGGGACTGGTGATCCCGGGCATGTTCTCCGCCTTCGCTACCTACCTGTTCCGGCAGGCCTTCCTGGATTTCCCATCCGAGCTGGAGGACGCGGCGCTGATGGACGGCTGCAACCCGTTCACGGCCTTCTGGCGGATCGTGGTGCCGAACTCCACGGGCACCGTCGCAGCGGTCGGGACGATCGTGCTGATCGGGTCGTGGAACGCCTTCCTGTGGCCCTCGCTGGTTGGCCGCGAGGCGACGCGCACCGTCCAGGTGGCGCTCAGCCAGTACATGACCAGCCAGAACGTGCGCTACCCGGAGCTTTTCATGGGTTCGCTGATCGCGATCCTGCCGATGCTGGTGGTCTTCTTGTTCCTGCAGCGTTTCCTGGTCCAGGGGCTGACCACTTCCGGACTGCGCTGA
- a CDS encoding carbohydrate ABC transporter permease, whose amino-acid sequence MNLIRRRELWFPVFVGPFALGLLVFVYIPILWSAWLSLHEAHQTLTPTRFVGFDNYAQLLGDPLFRDSLLVFAAFAVFIVPLTYVCSLGLALLLNGLKWGQAFFRSAFFIPTAVSYVVAALVWRFGFFSGTRFGLLNSLIRAFGGDAVNWLGGGDNLYWIALVTVRLWLQAGFYMILFIAGLQRIPPETYEAAALDGAHGWRMLRHITLPQLRATSAAVIMLLLIGAFQAFDEFYNLLGSIGSYPPYGRPPLVHLYLTALGGGQQDLGVGGAGTMILASIIVVFGLLQNWVLGRQRG is encoded by the coding sequence GTGAATCTGATCCGGCGCCGGGAACTCTGGTTCCCGGTATTCGTGGGGCCGTTCGCCCTGGGTTTGCTGGTGTTCGTCTACATCCCAATCCTGTGGAGCGCCTGGCTGTCCCTCCACGAGGCCCACCAAACGCTCACCCCGACGCGTTTCGTCGGTTTCGACAATTACGCGCAGCTGCTGGGTGATCCCCTGTTCCGGGATTCGCTGCTGGTGTTCGCCGCGTTCGCTGTGTTCATCGTGCCGCTCACCTACGTGTGCTCGCTGGGGTTGGCGCTGCTGCTGAACGGGCTGAAGTGGGGGCAGGCCTTCTTCCGTTCCGCTTTCTTCATCCCGACCGCGGTCTCCTACGTGGTTGCGGCCCTGGTGTGGCGGTTCGGGTTTTTCTCCGGAACCCGTTTCGGTTTGTTGAACTCCTTGATCCGGGCCTTCGGCGGGGATGCGGTGAACTGGCTCGGTGGTGGCGACAACCTTTACTGGATCGCCCTGGTCACGGTGCGCCTGTGGCTGCAGGCCGGGTTCTACATGATCCTGTTCATCGCAGGCCTGCAACGCATCCCACCCGAAACCTACGAGGCGGCAGCACTCGACGGGGCACACGGCTGGCGGATGCTGCGTCACATCACCCTCCCTCAGCTGCGCGCCACCTCGGCAGCGGTGATCATGCTTCTGCTGATCGGGGCCTTCCAGGCCTTCGACGAGTTCTACAACCTGCTGGGCTCCATCGGCTCCTACCCGCCCTACGGTCGTCCACCGCTGGTACACCTGTACCTGACCGCCCTGGGGGGCGGGCAGCAGGACCTGGGGGTTGGGGGTGCCGGGACGATGATCCTGGCGAGCATCATCGTGGTTTTCGGTCTGTTGCAGAACTGGGTGTTGGGGAGGCAGCGCGGATGA